CAACACTAGTAAGCAATCCGTGTCACTGGCTCTAAGGAATCAACTCCAAACCCAGTCCTGTAGAGATTGCCTGGATGCCCCAACTCATTCAAGTAAAAATGTTGTTAACCCAAGTGTTTCTGAGAGATGAGACTCATAGCTCCAGTCAGCCAGTCTCACAGGACACATAGGAAGTGCACAGCATGCTGATCCTATGTCCTGCATCCAGAAGCACAGAGAGTGTTGATCCAGATGACTTTATACAACCTTAGATCCACGGATGACCAGCTGATTGAtggtcataggatcatagattcaaccaggttggaagagacctccaagatcatccagtccaacctagcacccagccctagccagtcaactagaccatggcactaagtgcctcagccaggctttgcttgaacacctccagggacggtgcctccaccacctccctgggcagcccattccaatgccaatcactctctctgccaacaacttcctcctaacacccagcctagagctcccccaccacaacttgagactgtgtccccttcttctgttgctgcttgcctggcagaagagaccatcccccacctggctacagcctcccttcagggagttgcagacagcaatgaggtcacccctgagcctcctcttctccgggctgcacacccccagctccctcagcctctcctcacagggctgcgctccaggcccctcaccagccttggtgcccttctctggacacattccagcacctcaacatctctcttgaattgaggagcccagaactgaacacagtactcaaggtgtagcctgaccagtgctgagtacagaggaagaataacctcccttgtcctactggccacactgctcctgatgcaggccaggatgccattggctctcctggccactgctggctcatcttcagcctactatctaccagtacccccaggtccctttctggtTCTCATCTCTCAGCAGCAACTGCTAGGATTTGCAGAAGGCACTGAGCAGTATTTTCACATGCTACCCAATTCGTGtcacaccacatctgcacagagcAAACAAAATCACTAGTCAAAATGTCATCGTTCAGGCTACAACTACTTCTAACCGGCTGCGCCTGTAATCTCTACAGCCCCAAACCAGCAGATGTCAGCAGAGACCTCCTAGGGATAGCGTCACATAGGGACCCAGTTTTCTGCCCTGGTCACCTCCTTCTTTGGCACAAATGACTAGTCATCAACAGCACCTGGCCGGCGGCGTCCAACCCACCCCCAGGGATCCGGGAAACTCGTGGCTGTGTGCACTTTGCCCTGGctgcaaagtgcagcacctgcacTCAAATATTGCCCAAGCCTCACGAAGTGAATGCAAACACTGTACTGAGCTCCCAAGCTCTaagagctggcaggagcagtgctCTCAGTTGCTCTGACACCTTCActgtttcttctgctgtgtTGCTGTTAGCCTGAAGCCTCTGTACTGCCTTTTGCTCCTACACTGCTCTCTGACATGAAGTGCAATAAAACGCTGGAAGAATTTAGCATCACTTGTACATCTGCTGGTAACCTGTGAGAACTAGGAAGCCTCCTAGCAACACTGCTCCAAAATACCAGATAAATAGCAAGAACCCTTATGACTCTGTGGAGAAATGAAGGTCCTGTACACCAAACCTCTGTGTTACTAATTTTTAAGTCTCCTAAGCTTAGCACCGCAGCATGCAAGCCTCAGCAAGCCTTCTGGCAGACTCTTCAGAGTGGAACCAAACACAAGCAGAAAGTACCTGGCAATCCTGCAAAGCCTCCTGAGGCTGTCTGATGAACAGCTAAACTGGGGTGAATTAAAAAAAGCTTAGGAAAGAACCTTTGTGGTGTCTGCAGATGGAGTTAATTTTCCTTGTTAAGAACCTGCACGGTGCTGCATTTTAAATGTGACACAATGGGACACTTGAATGGGACACAAGTAGGCAGATGACCTAAACTAGATATTTCATGTCACATAACCACACCCTCAGCAACAAAACAGAGAGGGGAAGGGTTTAGGTGGGTTAGCTCAAAACTGCCTGGATGCTGGTCTGCGTGTGGGAGGTGGCTGGTGGCTGCCACTGCATCCCTTGTTcagttttgttctctttcttccttcttccactTTTCCTTCTGTTATTAAACTATTTTAATCTCACTCTGTTTTCTTGGGTTTagtcttcctttcctcttcccctcccacaCTCAGGAGCAGCAAGGAGCGGGCAGCTGCGTGGTGCTTTGCTACTATTGGGTTAAACCTATCATCTTCACTCCCCATCCCCAAGGAGTTATTAGGGAAAAGGCTCTGTGCATGTGGACTAACTGTgacagggaaagaggaaaagcagaaatgGCCTTTCCCATTCCCCCATGGTATGcatgtttcacagtatcacagtatcatcagggttggaagagacctcacagatcatcaggtccaaccctttaccacagagctcaaggccagaccatggcaccaagtgccacatccaatcctgccttgaacagccccagggatggcgactccaccacctccctgggcagcccattccagtgtccaatgactctctcagggaagaactttctcctcacctcaagcctaaatctcccctggcgcagcctgaggctgtgtcctctcgttctggtgctggccacctgagagaagagagcaatctcctcctggccacaaccactcctcaggtagttgtagacagcaataaggtcacccctgagccttctccaggctaaccaatcccagctccctcagcctctcctcgtagggctgtgctcaaggcctctcaccagcctcgttgcccttccctggacacactcaagcatctcaatgtccctcctaaactggggggcccagaactgaacacagcactcaaggtgtggtctaaccagtgcagagcacaggggcagaatgacctccctgctcctgctgaccacaccactccatCAAAGGTACTTCCAGCCTGGCAACGAAAACAAGTGCCTCAGGGCAACCAAGCTCCTCTGATTCCTCACCCAAAGCAGAAAATGCTGCTGCATGCAGCTTGACAGATTATGTCACCTCACCATTCTCTTTTGAATTGTAGTCCTGTTATATGTGCCCTGGGGTGGAGCTGGATGACGCCCTCCCTTGCATGCACAAACCTTGTCCCTCTAGGGGGGACAGCTTACTGATCCCTGTCCATAGGAGATCTACAAACCACTTGTCAAAGTACAGAAACTTTGTTCTGAGTGCCTATAAAGTCGACTTGACAAGAAAAACTGAACTCCACAAGCTGCTCATAAGACAAAGGACAAAGGCTGAAGATACGTGACCTACTGCTGCCCAATGTACTGATAATGACAGCTGCCTCCATTGCACCCTGGCAAAGGAAAACCCTGCTGTGCAAGTCCCCACCTGACTGGCCCCACacagagtactgtgtccagttttctGCAACCCTTATTACAAGACCTGGACacgctggaacgtgtccagagaagggccacgaggatgatcagagggctggagatgctcgcttatgaggacagactgaaagagttgggggtgctcagtctagagaaggctctgaggagactttcttgtagctttccagtatctgaaggcgaCTGCAGGGAAGCTGCCGAGGGACTTTTGTCAGACAGTGATAGGATTAAaggcaatggagcaaaactagaagtgagtagatCCAGACTGGGTGTTAagcagttcttcagcatgaaggtggtgagacactggcacaggctgcccacggaggtagtggaagcctcatccctggaggtgtttaaggccaggctggatgtggctgtgagcaacccgATCTAGGgcgaggagtccctgcccatggcaaggagattggagctagatgatgcTGGAGATCACTTCCCGCCgtgacaactctgtgattctaagtcccAGATAGGAGCGGTAAAGCAAGGAACACACAGAACCATTGGGAAAGATCTTACCTGTAGCTCCGTGTCCCCTAGTCTGGTCAGCACCTGTTTATACCCAAGTTCTGACCCCCCGGCCAGTAAGGAGTAGGTCTTGCTCCTAAGTCCCCTCCGCAGCACAGCGCCACTGTCCCAGACGTCCCCGACACGCGAGCATGTCCCACGGCCACCAACCGGTGCCCGTCGGTGGCTCTCACCTGCTTGCGGCAGACGGCGtcgggcaggaggcaggcacGGTGTCCGCGGTGCGGACCCAGAGCCGGGCAGAGAGCGCAGACGCAGAGCCCGCAGTCCTCGCAGAACAGCTCCAGCGGCCGCCCCGGGTGGGCGCCGCACGGCCGCTCCACCGGGACCCGCTCCGTCCGGACCCGCTCTGCCCGGACCCGCTCCGCCGGGACCTGCTCCGTGCAGACCCCCTCCGCCCGGACCTGCGCTCCTTCCGCCTGCGCCATGGCGCGCGCCGAGGCAGGcatgggggaggggaggggccaGGGGCGGATCCCGGCGGCCGcggctcagccctgcctgccgctgagccctgcctgccgctctgccctgcctgccgctctgccctgcctgccgctcggccctgcctgccgctcggccctgcctgccgctctgaCCTGCCTAgcgctgtgccctgcctgccgctgtgccctgctgccgctgtgccctgcctgccgctctgccctgctgccgctgtgccctgcctgccgctctgccctgctgccgctCTGCCCTGGCTGTCGCTCTGacctgcctgccgctctgccctggctgtcgctctgccctgcctgccgctctgccctgctggcgcTGCGCCCTGctgccgctctgccctgcctgtcgctgt
Above is a window of Pogoniulus pusillus isolate bPogPus1 chromosome Z, bPogPus1.pri, whole genome shotgun sequence DNA encoding:
- the LOC135193001 gene encoding keratin-associated protein 10-11-like; this translates as MARAEAGMGEGRGQGRIPAAAAQPCLPLSPACRSALPAALPCLPLGPACRSALPAALTCLALCPACRCALLPLCPACRSALLPLCPACRSALLPLCPGCRSDLPAALPWLSLCPACRSALLALRPAAALPCLSLCPAAAAPCLPLRPACRSCRCALPAALPCLPLRPAAALPCLPLRTACRSAVPAAAPCLPLCPACRCALPAAVPCLPLCPACRCALPDALPCCRCALPAAALCLTLRCACRCALLPLCPAAALPCLSL